Proteins encoded within one genomic window of Alphaproteobacteria bacterium:
- a CDS encoding glucose 1-dehydrogenase, with protein sequence MTDRIVLITGAGQGIGRELARQFAAAGAVSLVADLSQENANAVAASIEATGGRAVAIPVDVANEESVAAMAARALDRFGRVDALVNNASIFSALTKRPFEQIPLNEWQRVMEVNVTGTFLCVRALAQSMRKRGFGRIINISSASVVRGTKNYLHYVTSKSALIGMTNVLARELGADGITVNCIRPGTVATEVEERIASLTPDIMQRARDLQCIPRTMVPSDLAGLVLFLASSAGGFITGQTIACDGGYTHSF encoded by the coding sequence GTGACCGACCGCATCGTCCTCATCACGGGTGCGGGACAAGGCATCGGTCGCGAGCTCGCCCGCCAGTTCGCGGCTGCCGGCGCCGTCTCGCTCGTCGCCGACCTCAGTCAGGAGAATGCGAACGCCGTCGCCGCCTCGATCGAGGCGACCGGCGGACGGGCGGTGGCGATCCCGGTCGATGTCGCCAACGAGGAGTCCGTGGCGGCCATGGCGGCCCGCGCCCTGGACCGCTTCGGCCGTGTCGACGCGCTGGTCAACAACGCCTCGATCTTCTCGGCCCTGACCAAGAGGCCCTTCGAACAGATTCCGCTCAACGAATGGCAGAGGGTGATGGAGGTCAACGTCACCGGCACATTTCTCTGCGTGCGCGCGTTGGCCCAGAGCATGCGCAAGAGGGGCTTTGGCCGCATCATCAACATTTCGTCGGCCTCGGTTGTCCGCGGCACGAAGAACTACCTGCACTACGTAACATCCAAGTCGGCACTGATCGGGATGACCAACGTGCTGGCGCGTGAGCTGGGCGCCGACGGGATCACCGTGAACTGCATCCGCCCCGGGACGGTCGCGACCGAGGTCGAGGAGCGCATCGCCAGCCTGACGCCCGATATCATGCAGCGGGCCAGGGACCTGCAGTGCATCCCGCGCACCATGGTGCCTTCGGACCTCGCCGGGCTCGTCTTGTTCCTCGCGTCGTCCGCCGGCGGATTCATCACCGGCCAGACCATCGCCTGCGACGGGGGCTACACCCACAGTTTCTGA
- a CDS encoding aldolase/citrate lyase family protein, with translation MPCPAAPGFDCLYIDLEHYNFSLETKSFEISIAATALGVTPMVRVPGHDPAEISRTLETGAQGVIVPHLETRAQAEAVVAAARFPPAGQRSLLGANPHTLFRAGPAAETMARMDEAALVVGMIESVNAVTNAQDIASVDGLDMLLVGTNDLCNSFGVPGALDHPKVREAYAHVAATCRMHRKLLGVGGLNSRPDIAKEIIALGASYVSAGSDTGFLMSAATHAAKSFR, from the coding sequence CTGCCGTGCCCAGCAGCGCCGGGCTTCGACTGTCTCTACATCGATCTCGAGCACTACAACTTCTCGCTCGAGACCAAATCCTTCGAGATCTCGATCGCGGCAACGGCCCTTGGCGTGACGCCCATGGTGCGCGTGCCCGGCCACGACCCGGCTGAGATCAGCCGGACTCTCGAGACCGGTGCGCAAGGGGTCATCGTCCCCCATCTCGAAACCCGCGCCCAGGCCGAGGCCGTCGTTGCAGCGGCCAGGTTCCCGCCCGCCGGGCAGAGGTCGCTTCTGGGCGCCAATCCGCACACGCTTTTCCGCGCCGGTCCGGCAGCAGAGACGATGGCAAGGATGGATGAGGCTGCGCTGGTCGTCGGCATGATCGAATCGGTCAACGCGGTCACCAATGCGCAGGACATCGCCTCGGTCGACGGACTGGACATGCTGCTGGTCGGCACCAACGACCTGTGCAACTCGTTCGGCGTGCCCGGGGCGCTCGATCACCCGAAGGTGCGCGAAGCGTACGCGCATGTCGCGGCGACCTGCCGCATGCACCGCAAGCTCTTGGGGGTAGGCGGCCTGAACTCGCGCCCGGACATCGCGAAGGAGATCATCGCGCTCGGTGCGAGCTACGTCTCGGCCGGAAGCGATACGGGGTTCCTGATGAGTGCAGCGACGCACGCCGCCAAGAGCTTCCGATGA
- a CDS encoding LysR family transcriptional regulator, with the protein MADIDPRKLMYFAAVVDHGSLNRAAKALAVSQPALSTSMDRLETELGLKLLERSPTGILPTKYGDILYCHARLIREEIELASKALVDARDGDQDAIRVGSLPSLAGGVMPVALSKWRETHPEQQLQVVENAQIDLLTGLVRRDFDFVIGLTEVFDIRDGLRQRVLFRDSLCVIASPSHPLRDVTDLSWADLVRYPWISPTSRRTHTVLEHVMKTMNVGLPDRITVCGSIALLASLVEKSDHLAVLPKHAVRNALAEGQLLVLPMEDAALHRNIAVFFREGYEMDQPRRDLVDCVAQVGLELCRDCA; encoded by the coding sequence ATGGCGGACATCGATCCGAGGAAGCTGATGTACTTCGCTGCCGTCGTCGATCATGGCAGCCTCAACCGTGCCGCCAAAGCGCTGGCCGTTTCGCAGCCGGCGCTGTCGACCTCGATGGATCGGCTCGAGACTGAGCTTGGACTGAAACTCCTAGAACGCAGCCCGACCGGCATTCTCCCCACCAAGTACGGCGATATCCTCTATTGCCATGCGCGGCTCATCCGCGAAGAGATCGAGCTGGCATCGAAGGCCCTGGTGGATGCACGCGACGGTGATCAGGATGCGATCCGCGTCGGCAGCCTGCCGAGCTTGGCCGGTGGTGTCATGCCCGTGGCACTCAGCAAGTGGCGGGAAACCCACCCAGAGCAACAGTTGCAGGTCGTGGAGAACGCTCAGATCGACTTGCTGACGGGACTGGTGCGCCGCGATTTCGACTTCGTGATCGGGCTCACCGAGGTCTTCGACATCCGCGACGGCCTGCGCCAGCGGGTCCTGTTTCGCGACTCCCTGTGCGTCATCGCCAGCCCGAGCCATCCACTGCGCGACGTGACCGATCTGAGCTGGGCGGACCTCGTTCGCTATCCCTGGATCAGTCCGACCTCACGCCGCACCCACACTGTGCTGGAACACGTGATGAAGACGATGAACGTCGGCTTGCCCGACCGGATCACCGTTTGCGGATCGATCGCACTCCTGGCGTCGCTGGTCGAGAAGTCCGACCATCTCGCGGTGCTTCCCAAGCACGCGGTTCGGAACGCGCTCGCGGAAGGTCAGCTTCTCGTGCTGCCGATGGAGGACGCGGCGCTGCATCGCAACATCGCGGTGTTCTTCCGGGAAGGCTACGAGATGGATCAGCCCCGGAGAGACCTTGTCGACTGCGTCGCGCAAGTCGGGCTCGAACTCTGCCGCGATTGCGCCTAG